The genomic stretch agtttataattaccAATGATGTTTGATTGttcaacaaatataatataaagtgtccatcaaattttattttaaaattcagctGATTATTACAATGTATCTACAGTTCACTGGGTTTACCTAGTCAAGTGAAATTGCaagcatccttaatctttggaattgaagacatttacattaatctatagttcaattttgcaacaatgCAACTATAAGTAAATTacgctgtttttgtttttttctggatttcaaacttgaaaacgtaTCATTGAGTTGAAGTTAATGTCTGTAACGATCtcatttatcaataaaaattcCGCTTTGTGAAGTGTCGTTTGTTCTTTTGTctcaaaaagtttttaattttaatttttaaaatccttttccaCACGATACACCATAGATAAACAGATGGTAAGAAATGGTTGAAGGCCTTGTTAAATGATATAGAgatatttttaactctttctctcctaactgacgataccaacgttgattccatcagaacgtgttaaataataacggagagaaagagttaatatgaatcaggcaatgtcaacttttattttcttcgaGAATAACGTACATGTTTTGTTGCCCTTGGAACCGGTCTCAGTCAAGgtatttctgtttgaatgtcgccttttgaaaaatcatcatatacgccaatattttgaaactgacatctacaatactttgttGGTTGTTGAACTTAATACATTTTCGGTTGGATTGCTCCCTATTTATCTGCTATATCAATGACTGTTTCCAGTAAGAGTTGAAGCTCGGAGTTGAAGAAACGATCAATGCACATAAGACTTaacctctttttctcttcttaaataGTGAGTCCGAAATCTTTGGATTGCTTgcctgacattttcttcttgtttttttttttcttctaaatcacagtgctttttttttttttgtaatgagccttttttttttataacagttTGCGCTAAAATGTTATTCCTTTGTTAAAGAAAACGTTTAATTAGTCAGTACATTGCCAATAGTTTAAAGATAGGCCTCAACTCTTGTATATCCTTCGCCTTCTTGTacatatccccccccccaaaaaaaaggaaagataaaGCAAATTaagataggtaaaataaaagatCTTAAGCTTCGCCTCTAGCGGCAATAATTTCAGAAcgaaaaaagtatttcaattcTATCAAAAAATGCTAgtgaacttttaaaaatgaatgttGACCACATAGATTGAGGGCATTTTTTATCATCTGTTGGTTCTCAATAAATATCCTGTACTCCTCCATGGTTCCAGACAATGAAGTTgcattttcatatttttcagCTTTACGTATAAATTCAAGCTCAaccttttctagacattttaagatattaagTTGATCTCATCAGCTTTTTTGGTCTCCCTTAAAATTTTATGGCTTCTGAATCTGATCAGCGTTTGCTATGTCAGGTGTCATGTCAAACAAAATCAAAGGTGCTTACAGTCTTTGTGACTTAAATATCTTTTATGTTGATTGCTAaaacggatggctgcctggtcgtgcggtttgcgcgctggactgtcgttcggatttatcgacggtcgagggttcaaaccctgcccgctcccatcccccgtcgtcctgcgggaggtttggactaggaagtaaactatcttccactctgaaggaacatctgaattaagtaaaacaacaaacaaacatttataaactttttaacattacAGATGTACTTTCAGCTTTGTGTTTTATCTATATAACATTTCCATCATCTCATGGAAGTTCTTGATTTAATAAAGACTCGATTTTAATATAGtcacaaaatgtcaaatattctgcttttatagaaacagtccGTAATATATatccttccattgtttttcttctttacatcaatcatagcaaCGACTTCCTTGTCAAATGTATTTGTAGCCCGATGTTCTTGTTTTCCAATTTTTCAATCCAGATATATTCCTCGTACAgcttttaatattccaatattAGACTTACTTTCAACTACACATTAAATTAAGTTACAACTTTCACTTTCATTTCAATAcaattagttgaaaatagtcAACAATAAAAGATTTATTGATTATCTGTGAATAACATGTTTCAATATTTGACCACTGtcgtttatttttcttttaattcttatcttatatgatacagagccgagacgttacttcaaaaaagaagattgcgtcctacgcgtcatgtattTTAGTCATGCACAATAACCCAGTATCGAGTAattgtcagtttacagttattCGCACCGCACCCCCTATCGACGCCACTGCTGTAGATACCtgagaatatgcattttgttggcttttaataccaaaaatagtgcttggcggcggtcaacaatttttccactaactccaggaagaacataTTTTCGGGTACAAAAAACGTCTTCCGAACAaataaagggtcagaatgtaataaagattagctatgtacacacacacacacacataggcctatatttatttGGCCGGGGGTTGGAGAAAGAAATTCCcaatccccctccccccccccccccaaaaaaaaaaataatttggctACGCCTACGCACTCAACACTATAAAGTTGTGTTTAGGGCAATGGAAATTAAATATATCGGTTCATTGAATACAAATGAATATGAACAAAGTAATATTAACACTTCTAAATCTCCCTATTCTTGGGGTATCATATCATCTGCAGCACTTTAAACACGcgcacgtctcttctttttgtattgagATAGGGTTAATCTTGATAGTTTTTTGTTCattgtttctgatattcttgctgAAAAAACTGAACCCTGCCTTTTTTTTAGCAGCCGTAGCGGACCACTTCGGGACCCGATTTAgagtttatgtttccacacaaactgacaaagaaaactaatttGTTTAGTATTTAGAAAATTTGGCAAGTTTTCAAATgtgaagtttaaaataaaaacaacttattctgaaatacataacatttttttcatttttccagTTGGTACATCTagtaatgttttaaatatgaaaatctAGAAAAACCTTTAActcaaaatagtttttattcttATGAACCACATGATGATTtaacaatccttttttttttttgacatatttGACTATTAAATGCTCTTTCATTactatgaaaaaaatgtataacaagaaaaaacaacaacattgacaacTTAAAATGAGTAACTAAGTTTCTCTTAATcaataatgaatgttagataaaaaaaaaaaaaaggaaacatttttttaaccagCAACATCCCCAACAAGCTAGCAATTATTTTCCCAACAATATACAAAGAGAATCCAATTTTTTTGGAAAATCATTAAAGCTATTTATAAGATCGGTGTCCAGGTCAGTTCatcattgtgctggcaacatgacaccctgcttgtcaaatgttggccaaagaaacagatgaccttaacatcatctgccctatagattactcattgttttttttttagatctaaaactagtatgaaaagtattataactattttattaaatatattactcTGATATCTTGGGGGTCACATTACAAGTTTGACCATGGCAGTAGTTTTCAAATGGCTGCATAGAAGAAGTTACTTCATCTCCTTCAGTCTTTTCAATTTTTACATgtgacaattattatttttcaatgcagtcaactaaaaaaaagtgatagCAGCATGAAACAGATGCCCAAGCacgtttaatttatttttgttttggaacAAATAATTTCACTTGAAATTtagcaaaaacatttttaaaaacttaacgCCATACACTGAACATAATGTTTTCGTTTTCGCTATGTACCAGCGGCATGGACTTCAACATTGCTTTAATGTctttgaggttgtgtttggcctaatcattttacTGGCTGGCATGTACATTTGATGGCACTTCCATttgtttttgctccttccctcctcATCTTTTAATGGTACAAAAAAAGAGGAATGAGAGAGATTAAGTTAGAAACATAGAAGtaacacagaaaaaaataattagggtTGAGAACTAGTTCTTTCAAGGTAAATACAACAAATGTTCAGCATGCTTATCAAAAGTTTCAACATAATAAATGTCTACACAGTAAATGTATGTGTGGTGCAAGGCACATATACTGAACCATGAGGTAACAGAAACAACAAGTGTTACAATTTCTTGTGTGTTACAATTGATTGATTGAATTATTAAGATTCGTACAAACATGTGAATGTATGAGAAAGTGTAAAGAAAGATCCATCAAACCAATGTCTAAATACAATAGGAGAAACACAATGGTGGTCCACAAACGGGGCCTAGAGAAAATTCTTTAGGATGCTCTTAAACAAACAATCCTCTCTCTAAATCAACATTAAATTATAGTGCTTGATAAATTTGAAAAAGAATAGCGTATACATCAAAAGCAGACACAATAACAAAAGAAAGATGCTTTACCACAGCATTTGTTTTCTTACATGTCTTTGAACTTACCACACCTCTTTCAAATTAcctttaaacaaatgaaatggaTGTTTTAAGAGCATATAGCATGGTGTGTAACAAAACCAAGATAAAAACACTCAGAAAAGATTTTGAAGTGGTGTAGAAAGCAAATGGCAGGAGAACAGAAAAATGGTTATATAACTCGTGATGATCAAAAAGCTTATAAAATTGAGGACCTTTGCAGAGCAGTTTGTATAGTACAGAGATTGGCTTGGTGTGGTTTTGCACTGTTTCAGAAGATCTGGTAAGTGAGGATACCATCGCATTCAGAGACTTTGTTGGCAATCATGTTGACTATGGTTTTGTTAAGTCTGTTGGGGTTGGTACTTCATCTAGCTTATTCATTGTGGGTAATTCATAATGGGTTATAGCACTATAAGTATAGTCAAGACATCTATATCTAGAAATTACACTATTGAGGTCTAGAGAAAGTAGAGTTGTAGAGTGACTAAGtctagtagtactagatctaaaatagactataagactagatctataatattctaATTGCCTTTAAAGCTCGACTATCACTATGTTAGTAACATTGTTACTATGTAACTTCAATATAAGTATCATAATCGTAGTATTCATAATTTCTTAGTAGGGCCTATGAAAAGTATGTTAAgatgatattgttataaacctgatGGTAGCacagtggtgtgagtgtagtcagccgacgcaaaacgccccaggccagcgctagacgagcggtcaaccgtgacgagttacgacggtcagccgagtcgagtgtcaacaggacggttcgggaaggatcgacgtcgtgaacagagctcagtagCGTCACAAGAGTCGTATTTTTCGTTTGTTGACATACGCCTCATTTTACGTATAAACAAACAATGTATAAAACCATCACAGCAAGATTTTTAGGTGCGGTGAAGTTAGGCGTAAAGGATTATTactatatatatggctccttttgtctcgaaaagcaatggatgcgcccaaatgagtcactggttttggcttaatcttgatgTTAGCAGGTCAGGAGGCACTAGACCTTTTTctgctaaatagattttttttttaaccggtAGGTTGATGGTAACTCTACCGTGTGGGTCCAATCTGTGCACTCCGGTCTGCGACCAAAGGGCGGCCTTCGCCTGGGCGAtcagacagcacaattaaactaaactagctaACTAAAAGGAAAACAGCCaactaaaatttataaaataaactatatacactttatttacattgacacaaaaaacagtaataaaacaaatatacccactacaaaacaataaaccacTCATATAACCTAAATTCCCCACACTAAACAGTAAGCTACTAGCGGCAGAAAAGCAGAACTACAGCAGACAGGCAGAACAGGAATTATAGCCTgcaattacaaaaataaacaaacataaaaaatatagaaaataatcattataatatTAATGGAAATACTTTTAGAAACATAAGATAATAAAACATTGTATAGAACAGCAACAAGGAGATCATTAGAGATGGCtcgggggtggggaggggggggttgtGACGCTATCCAGATTAATGGACCTTCCGGTTCCATCATAGACAATGGCTAACTAATTAGCCTGTGATGCACGGCACTAATCCGTTTACATCTAAACTTAATAAAACACATCTGAAAACAATAAATCTTAATTAGAAATAactaaagtaaaacaaacaattccTCAACTTACAGGCAGTCCACACAGAACAacactaaataaaaactttctAAATCACTGCTTGGTCACACAGACCAGCTAATCAAGCACAGACCAGCTAATCAAGCACTGACCAGCGGTCAACACCGGAAAAAGGGACAAGACACTACATCATCcattctatttatagagccaGGTCATGACTCATACAAACTAACTTCTAAAGTAAAAGAGCTGGCAGGAGACAGGCATGCACTCAGCACTAGCCTAGATAGtttacaaaacttaaaatacagataaaaaATAGACCTAGGATCGCCAGCTCACattgagatggggcagaatctggtgtggctaatcaagccaattctagaacggcagactttgccacaattcgtacatgtgtatgcctctgatttagggctagaggacagggcagctttctatttatccctcttgattaaagccgcttcaattcttttgttctcagcaagggttgtcccagcacgtacagtctgtctccatgcactccggtctttggctatgttttcccacatactttcgctgatgcctctggctctcatgtctcgcttgcagactctctatatgttagtcttgggcggcccttgggtctgactccttccacaagctcagcatataagatatctttcgggattctaccatctggcatgcgggtgacatgtccgagccagcgtaatcttctttgtgtcaggagagcatacatgctgttcatattggccaatcttaaaacttcctgattggaaacatggtccctccaagagatgtccattatgcgtctcaggcagcgcaagtggaaactattcaatctgtgctcttggtacatgtatgttgaccagctttcactgccataaaggagagtgctcacaacacaggcgttgtatactaggattttggtcgctgtggtcaatttaccattttcccagacgcgcttggagagttttgccctAACCCCTAATTATTACTCTTGTTTTTAATCAACAGgaaaaatgttatatatatattattaaatggtttaaaataaCCTTTCTAAATGTACCATTTTTTCTGTAATCGGATGTTTTTTACTTTAAGATGTGGTAGGGTGAAAAACGTTAAAACTTGGAAAGTGTtacgcaatttaaaaaaaaaaagccaatttttGCTTCGGTTTTAGGTCCCTATgataagttgaaaaaaaatgtgtgcctTTCTTATGTGCCATCTCATATTATGAATGCACGTTCAATCAGCAAACAGCTAGCCGTACAGCATCGAAAGACAATACTTATTAGACtatcaaatcaattaaaatgtaagtagcaactgaacaagtagtgtgACTAAAGTACAGTTATAGCGTAGGCTTATCGGGAATTGTTGGCTGACCATGTACGTGCAACCCTCTGAATTGCCAAATTTTAGCCAGgttttttacaccttcaaatcaattaacttcaaCTAATTAGCAActtaacaagtagtgcttccacttaTGTACAGTTTGTAAGGATAAGCTATTGTTGTAATAAACTAGAATAGGctaatctgtagttcatgtccgaccatgtaGGCCCTACGTTTTAATATAGGCTTGCAGTTTTTTGCACTATAAACTGCATCAAATATTggtttcttctgtttcttttgccAGTGCTTCAATGTAGTTCCGCCTGTCTGTTCTGATGCTACGCTTGACATTCCTATCTGTTTCAGTATAATCTTTTTGTGGTCCATGAGCCCGCtaagaaaggaggagggttagGTGTAGGGCTAGCTACCCTATAGAAAAAccactagctacagaaacaccAAATCAACAGAAGTAACGGACCTGGGAGAGGATGGACATCCAGCTGGAAGGTTTATGACGCATGTAGGTGAAAGCCAGAGTCATCTGGAAGCGACAAGCCAAAGACCATCATCTCTACCAGGACCACCACCACTAGCGTTACATGGAACGTCCTACCACTATGAGACTGGAAGACAGCGCAAGTggcagctgtttttttttattattattttaaaaccccatttagctacggtcatagaatttgataactgtagtttgctttagaaaaatattgaagATGGAGGTTTTCCACATCAAAACgttctgtagggggattttaaactaaaaagaatctggaggggttttaaacttttaagaaaagccatctgtaggtgaggagtttaaactcaaaacccccaattggcttggttACGCTCAggtaattttagtgtgtaatttgcttatttatattaaaaaggtattttttaagcatttaacatcaaaccccgctgaagggggctttaaactcaaaaccccctttggcaactctcatagcattttgagtgcgtaatttgctttttagcttcaaactccactggaggatagtttaaacttaaaacgcCATTTGCCCTTATAGAATTTTgggtgtataatttgctttgttttgaatattaaagaggtatttattaccttcaaaccccgctgaaaggaggttaaactcaaaactgagtcaaaacacATTTTAAGTGCAtaattttcgttttttttttatattgacgaggtatttttttaacttcaaatccTACTAAATGGATGGGGGTTCAACTCAAAAATGAGTagaaacccatttagctacagtcataacattttgagtgcgtaatttgcttttttttatatagaggtatttttttagcgtcaaacccttctgaagggggaggggcttaaactcaaatcccctttcgctacgttcatagaattttgagtgtgtaatttccttttttttatattgaagagggggtcaTAAAATCAAAATCCTCTTTaactatgctcttggaatttggggattgtcgtttgctttttttttgtttggttttaagagatttaactgcaaaaacccctggtagggggttttaaacacaaaaccccttgataggggttttaaactcaactcCCCTGGTAGTTTAAACCtgcctggtagggggttttaaactcaactcCCACTGGTAGGGGGgtctaaactcaaaaccccatggctgcgctggggcaagtgatggtatagtattaaaatctcacctgtATGTATATAATTGTGTGCAAGTGTGGGTTCTCAAATTATTAAaccccctagacacccaaaatgGCAAAATTTTAATCCACCTTGTCACACAccccaaaaagaaaaagttatgaGAATGTTTGTTATACttaaattttctttagtttaataataataataataataataatctttattgtccgtatggaaaattgtcttacaatttgtgcattacaccaaacaaaaaacattataactataagaaaccaaaatatacattcacaccagactcactcataatttacatgtgacaaagtttatatcagattgctcctatttaacttttagtttaactacttaattttagttgaaaactagttttagtttaacatttaaaagtaagtttagttcccatcactatgaACCATATGATGGCTAATTAAATTTAACAATCCTTTTTGacatatttaacttttaaatgGTCTCTCActactatgaaaaaaaaaagtgagtatAACAataggaagaagaaaaaaaaaactcaattgaCAACTTAAATAAATCACTGATGAATGTTAGATCATTTTTACCCCACCAGATCCCCCCCACCCTCTTAAGAAAGAATATGTGTgtagcgaatgtatagatctactagactttggCCAtcaagctagtaattcttttctcaatgATAAACAACAAGAgtcaaatttttaggaaaattgTAAAAAGCCATTCTTGAGATCTGTCTCCAGGTTTTTAAACCCACCCAACCAGAAAGTTCCAGTTTCTATGAAGTTATGAGTTGAAtagacatattaaaaaaaaagagttacaaAATTCCCTAACATATTAATGTaatttttcaccagtatgaactgCAAAGTGAATTTTCCAAAATGAGAaggtaaaaaatctttttgacaATTGTCACATTTAAATCCAATTAATCCTGTTTCAAATACAATAAGTAAACGAAGAAAATCCTTTGTGAAAATTTTTACAAGTTTTATTGACTTGTATGAACCAGTTGAGGAGCACGGTGgctaagtgcttggcttccaaatccGGGGTCTTGGGTTCACTTTTTGGTGAAGTGTTGGATTTTAaacttctggatttttaggTCGCCCTTCAAACCACCCAACAGGTTCCTGACTtgagttgggaaagtaaaggcagttggtcattgcgCTTGCCACATTAtgccctgcttgttaaccattggccgaAGAAgcagataaccttaacatcatctgtcctatagatcactaggtctgaaaaggggaacttcTATGAACCAGTTTGCATTGATGTGAAAATCCTTTCCTTTGATATTCAAATGGTCAGAAAAATTAGAAACCCCCCTTTTTTCCATATgaatgttttcaaaataatgaACTGGGTGGTGCTGTTACAAACATAAAATGTTAGAAATTCCTTTTCCAAATGTCACATTTAAATGGTCTTTCACAAAATAATTTAACTGGTGCTGTTTgaaattagaatagaaagtaaATCCTTTCTGTCATTTTGGACATTCAAATGATAAGTATGAACCAAGCAGTGTTGTTTCAAATGTGAAGCACTAGAGAATCCATTTCTACATatgtgacatttaaatggtttttaaCCAGTATGAGTTAGTTGGTGGCGCTTCAAACTATGTGACCGAGAAAATCCTTTTAGACATATTTGACacttaaatggtttttcaccagtatgagtgAGTTGGTGGAGTTTCAAATAATAAGAATAAGGAAATCCTTTTAGACATATTGGACAtgtaaatggtttttcaccagtatgagtctGTTGGTGTTTTTTCAAACTATAAGAATTAGAAAATCCTTTTTGACATATGggacatttatatattttttccccaGAATGAGTCTGTTGGTGATTTTTCAAACTATAAGAATTAGAAAATCCTTTTTGACATATGggacatttatatatttttttcccagaATGAGTCTGTTGGTGATTTTTCAAACTAGAAGAACtagaaaatcctttctgacatatttgacatttaaatggtttttcagtAGTATGAATCAATTGGTGTTCTTTCAAACTATAAGAATTAGAAAATCCTTTTTGACATATGGGACATTTATAtagtttttcaccagtatgaatcaGTTGGTGGTGTTTCAAACCAGAAGAATGAacaaatcctttctgacatatttgacatttaaatgttttttcaccagtatgagtctGTTGATGGTATTTCATAATAGTAGGTCtagaaaatcctttctgacatatttgacatttaaatggtttttcaccagtatgagtctGTTGATGGTATTTCAAAATACTAGGTCtagaaaatcctttctgacatatttgacatttaaatggtttttcaccagtatgagtctGTTGGTGTTTCTTCAAATCAGAAGAACgagaaaatcctttctgacatatttgacatttaaatgttttttcatcAGTATGAGTCTGTTGGTGTTTCTTCAAATCAGAAGAACGAGAAAATcttttctgacatatttgacatttaaatgttttttcaccagtatgagtctGTTGGTGTTTCTTCAAATCAGAAGAACgagaaaatcctttctgacatatttgacatttaaatgttttttcatcAGTATGAGTCTGTTGGTGTTTCTTCAAATCAGAAGAACgagaaaatcctttctgacatatttgacatttaaatgttttttcatcAGTATGAGTCTGTTGGTGTTTCTTCAAATCAGAAGAACgagaaaatcctttctgacatatttgacaattatttgttttttcaccAGCATGAATCAACTCatgattttgtaatattttagagcTAGAAAATCCTTTTTGACAAATTTGATaagtaaaaagtttatttatttgatgATTATCATTGCATGTAGATTTCTTGATCCTGTCCAAAACAGTTTCATTAGATAGGCTTGATTCCATATGATCATGCATATCCTttagaaatacatttgtttttgacatttctttttcttgcttCATGTTTTTTAtct from Biomphalaria glabrata chromosome 9, xgBioGlab47.1, whole genome shotgun sequence encodes the following:
- the LOC106074234 gene encoding zinc finger protein 227-like yields the protein MADIEHESSFDLGNVIKQEKKESLNEICLITQSCELQDMKLSHVKIEKTEGDNDKVTSSMQTFENYCHGQTCAVTPGYQSDVLKQEIKMSCTTESDEPLSLASRLLAMSKKADRNFYPVPIILPNLKLTGHIPLPELPLSEIKNMKQEKEMSKTNVFLKDMHDHMESSLSNETVLDRIKKSTCNDNHQINKLFTYQICQKGFSSSKILQNHELIHAGEKTNNCQICQKGFSRSSDLKKHQQTHTDEKTFKCQICQKGFSRSSDLKKHQQTHTDEKTFKCQICQKGFSRSSDLKKHQQTHTGEKTFKCQICQKRFSRSSDLKKHQQTHTDEKTFKCQICQKGFSRSSDLKKHQQTHTGEKPFKCQICQKGFSRPSILKYHQQTHTGEKPFKCQICQKGFSRPTIMKYHQQTHTGEKTFKCQICQKGFVHSSGLKHHQLIHTGEKLYKCPICQKGFSNSYSLKEHQLIHTTEKPFKCQICQKGFSSSSSLKNHQQTHSGKKIYKCPICQKGFSNSYSLKNHQQTHSGEKIYKCPICQKGFSNSYSLKKHQQTHTGEKPFTCPICLKGFPYSYYLKLHQLTHTGEKPFKCQICLKGFSRSHSLKRHQLTHTG